One window of the Cryptomeria japonica chromosome 7, Sugi_1.0, whole genome shotgun sequence genome contains the following:
- the LOC131069908 gene encoding protein DUF642 L-GALACTONO-1,4-LACTONE-RESPONSIVE GENE 2, which translates to MSKLPFSVFHFLVFLCCFSSAAPIRNGLLMNGNFENAPKPSALKGTEIIGSDSLPFWKIRGFVEYITSGYKQGDMLLIVPQGDHAARLGNEAQLSQRVEVKKGSLYSLTFSVARTCAQVETLNVSVPPEAGELPMQTLYSSNGWDSYAWAFHASASVVDILLHNPGVEEDPACGPLIDAIAIKELFPPRYVMGNLIKNGDFEEGPLVFRNSSMGVLLPPNIDDDNSPLPGWMIDSLKAVKYIDAFHYTVPQGRRAVELLAGKESSIAQIVRTQVGKPYLLSFVVGDGSNSCSGSMIVEAFAAKETVKVPYESRGTGGFKRAQMVFTAISARTRLVFYSTYYHMRSDDMSSLCGPVIDDVKLVAH; encoded by the exons ATGTCCAAACTCCCCTTCTCTGTATTTCATTTTCTCGTATTCCTCTGCTGCTTCAGTTCAGCAGCTCCCATTAGAAATG GGTTGCTGATGAACGGAAACTTCGAGAATGCTCCGAAGCCCTCAGCTCTGAAGGGCACAGAGATCATCGGTTCGGATTCGCTGCCCTTCTGGAAGATCAGAGGCTTTGTGGAATATATCACATCTGGGTATAAGCAAGGAGACATGCTGCTCATAGTTCCGCAGGGTGATCATGCGGCAAGGCTCGGGAATGAGGCGCAGCTGAGCCAGAGAGTGGAGGTGAAGAAGGGTTCTCTGTATTCACTCACATTTAGCGTGGCTCGAACCTGTGCCCAGGTGGAGACCTTAAATGTCTCTGTTCCGCCTGAGGCAGGGGAGCTGCCAATGCAGACATTGTATAGCAGCAATGGTTGGGATTCCTACGCCTGGGCTTTCCATGCATCTGCGAGCGTTGTAGACATCCTTCTGCACAATCCAGGCGTGGAGGAGGATCCCGCCTGCGGGCCCCTCATCGACGCTATTGCCATCAAGGAGCTCTTTCCACCCCGCTATGTTATGG GTAATCTGAtaaaaaatggggattttgaagAGGGGCCTCTGGTTTTCCGCAACTCTTCCATGGGCGTTCTGCTGCCTCCCAATATTGACGACGACAACTCCCCCTTACCAGGCTGGATGATCGACTCGCTTAAGGCCGTGAAATACATCGACGCTTTCCATTACACTGTTCCGCAGGGACGAAGGGCTGTGGAGCTTCTAGCAGGCAAAGAGAGCTCCATTGCACAGATCGTGAGAACACAGGTGGGGAAACCATATTTACTGAGCTTTGTGGTTGGGGATGGAAGCAATTCGTGCAGTGGATCCATGATTGTGGAGGCCTTTGCCGCAAAAGAGACTGTGAAAGTTCCATATGAATCCAGGGGAACCGGAGGCTTCAAAAGAGCTCAGATGGTATTCACTGCAATTTCTGCAAGGACTCGCCTTGTGTTCTACAGCACATATTATCATATGAGGAGTGATGATATGAGTTCATTGTGTGGACCAGTCATTGACGACGTCAAGCTGGTTGCTCATTAA